In a genomic window of Allomeiothermus silvanus DSM 9946:
- a CDS encoding response regulator translates to MNPKVRVLLVDDHGVVRQGMKLYLAADSSIEVVGEANNGQEALTQVEKLEPNVVIMDLLMPVMDGISAIREIKKRFPEVEIVAVTSVLEDKKVVDAVQAGAMGYLLKDTDAAALSEAIHAASRGEVRLHPEAAKRLMREVRTPEMRESLTPRETEILKLLAQGHSNKHIARETKVEERTVKAHVSSILAKLGLSSRTQAALFALKEGLVG, encoded by the coding sequence ATGAATCCTAAAGTACGGGTGTTGCTGGTAGACGACCACGGGGTGGTCCGACAGGGGATGAAGCTCTACCTGGCCGCCGATTCTTCCATCGAGGTAGTGGGCGAGGCCAATAACGGCCAGGAGGCCCTTACCCAGGTGGAGAAGCTCGAGCCCAACGTGGTCATCATGGACCTGCTGATGCCAGTGATGGATGGCATCAGCGCTATCCGCGAGATCAAAAAACGATTTCCCGAGGTGGAAATCGTGGCGGTGACCAGCGTGCTGGAGGATAAAAAAGTGGTGGACGCGGTGCAGGCCGGGGCGATGGGATACTTGCTCAAGGATACCGACGCCGCCGCGCTCTCCGAGGCCATCCACGCTGCCAGCCGGGGCGAGGTGCGGCTGCACCCGGAGGCGGCCAAAAGGCTGATGCGTGAGGTGCGTACCCCTGAGATGCGCGAATCGCTCACCCCGCGCGAAACCGAGATCCTCAAGCTCTTGGCCCAGGGCCACTCCAACAAGCACATCGCCCGCGAGACCAAGGTGGAGGAGCGCACCGTGAAGGCCCACGTCTCGAGCATCCTGGCCAAACTGGGGCTCTCCTCGCGAACCCAGGCCGCCCTTTTCGCCCTCAAGGAGGGATTGGTGGGGTGA
- a CDS encoding GAF domain-containing protein: MSPLEPGVLQSLVESSLDGIVVIHDRWRVVYANPAACRILRRRREEVVGHDFLEFIAEGYRQRQRHQSLLGIAGLYDTVIVWPGGEERIITYSTELLPSPNKDQSFAILRDVTEERQARQEAQRKNRQLSALLETSQGVALTLELEPLLEQLLEKLAGVVEYLGAAIFTLEGESLELQSYRGPLPQEKLVRHWDLNLAQHSRQVIRQRSPVILSDVGADTPLAQAFRTTAEAQLGYVPKIIGTWMGVPLMVCDRVIGLLAFDHDRTGAYGLEQIELAQAFAQQAAVAIENARLYDQVRRARDEAWTLAQAVTSTALEGSLENTLHTLSMAVARVSGALATAVLYGPSSGGLPWQHMASFGFPPGYEAAVVASAREGAPLPSDEAFRSGRVVIRQGLREWVLRHPQYAPLHPFERKAPWETVVCLPMRFREESVGVLVIYLPGGEPGPNEMAFLTPIADLAAIAVENARLSEIKERQVVLEERQRLARELHDSVSQALYGIALGARAAQNAAERNPQALKEPLEYVLALAEAGIAEMRALIFELRPESLQEEGLVAALARQAAAVRARYELQVEARLEEEPELSLDAKEALYRVAQEAIHNVVKHAEARRVWLTLESRPEAVLLEVQDDGKGFDPTQDFPGHLGQRSMRERSEAIGARLTVESAPGQGTRVQVRLPLQTPKSR; encoded by the coding sequence GTGAGTCCGCTCGAACCGGGGGTCTTACAAAGCCTGGTGGAATCCTCGCTGGACGGGATCGTGGTGATCCACGACCGCTGGAGGGTGGTTTACGCCAACCCGGCGGCCTGCCGCATCCTCCGGCGGCGGCGAGAGGAGGTCGTGGGGCACGACTTTCTGGAGTTCATCGCGGAGGGTTACCGCCAGCGCCAACGCCACCAGTCACTGCTGGGGATAGCCGGGCTCTACGACACGGTGATCGTGTGGCCGGGCGGGGAGGAGCGCATCATCACCTATTCCACCGAGCTGTTGCCCTCCCCCAACAAGGATCAGAGCTTCGCCATCCTCCGTGACGTCACCGAAGAACGCCAGGCCCGTCAGGAAGCCCAGCGGAAAAACCGCCAGTTGTCAGCCCTGCTGGAAACCTCCCAGGGCGTAGCCCTGACCCTGGAACTCGAGCCCCTGCTGGAGCAACTGCTGGAAAAGCTGGCCGGGGTGGTGGAATATCTCGGCGCGGCTATCTTCACCCTCGAGGGGGAGAGCCTCGAGCTGCAGAGCTACCGGGGCCCGCTCCCGCAGGAGAAGCTGGTGCGGCACTGGGACCTGAACCTGGCCCAGCACAGCCGCCAGGTGATCCGCCAGCGCAGCCCGGTGATCCTGAGCGATGTCGGCGCTGACACCCCGCTGGCGCAAGCTTTCCGCACTACTGCCGAGGCCCAGTTGGGCTACGTGCCAAAGATCATCGGGACCTGGATGGGCGTGCCGCTGATGGTGTGTGACCGGGTCATCGGCCTACTGGCCTTCGACCACGACCGAACCGGAGCTTACGGCCTAGAGCAGATCGAGCTGGCCCAGGCCTTCGCCCAGCAGGCCGCGGTCGCCATCGAGAACGCCCGCCTCTACGACCAGGTGCGCCGGGCTCGCGACGAGGCTTGGACGCTGGCCCAAGCTGTGACCTCCACCGCGCTCGAGGGCTCGCTCGAGAACACCCTGCACACCCTCTCGATGGCGGTCGCCCGGGTGTCGGGGGCGCTGGCCACGGCGGTGCTGTACGGCCCCTCGAGCGGCGGCTTGCCCTGGCAGCACATGGCGAGCTTCGGCTTCCCGCCGGGATACGAGGCCGCCGTGGTGGCCTCGGCCCGCGAGGGTGCCCCGCTCCCCAGCGACGAGGCCTTCCGCAGCGGGCGGGTGGTGATCCGCCAAGGGCTACGCGAGTGGGTGTTGCGCCACCCCCAGTACGCACCGCTCCACCCCTTCGAGCGGAAAGCCCCCTGGGAGACGGTGGTCTGTCTGCCCATGCGCTTCCGCGAGGAGAGTGTGGGGGTGTTGGTGATCTATCTCCCCGGCGGCGAGCCCGGCCCCAACGAGATGGCCTTCCTCACCCCCATCGCCGATCTGGCGGCCATCGCGGTGGAGAATGCCCGGCTCTCGGAGATCAAGGAACGCCAAGTGGTGCTCGAGGAGCGCCAGCGTCTGGCCCGCGAGCTGCACGATTCGGTCTCGCAGGCGCTCTACGGGATCGCGCTGGGGGCCCGCGCCGCCCAGAACGCCGCCGAGCGCAATCCCCAAGCCCTCAAGGAACCGCTCGAGTACGTGCTCGCGCTAGCCGAGGCGGGGATCGCCGAGATGCGGGCTCTGATCTTCGAGCTGCGCCCGGAATCCTTGCAGGAGGAGGGGCTGGTAGCGGCGTTGGCCCGCCAGGCTGCGGCGGTCCGGGCCCGCTATGAACTCCAGGTGGAGGCCCGGCTGGAAGAAGAGCCCGAACTCTCGCTCGACGCCAAGGAAGCCCTCTACCGGGTGGCCCAGGAGGCCATCCACAACGTGGTCAAACACGCCGAGGCCAGGCGGGTCTGGCTCACCCTGGAGAGCCGCCCCGAGGCCGTGCTGCTCGAGGTCCAAGATGATGGCAAGGGCTTCGACCCTACCCAGGACTTCCCCGGACACCTCGGCCAGCGCTCAATGCGGGAACGCTCTGAGGCCATCGGAGCCAGGCTGACCGTAGAGAGCGCACCCGGTCAGGGAACCCGGGTCCAGGTGCGGCTGCCCCTCCAGACCCCAAAGTCACGCTAG
- a CDS encoding DeoR/GlpR family DNA-binding transcription regulator has product MTEPHLLPNLLPRERQERIYQLLQTRRFASVKDLAEALGVSEMTIRRDLAALGSRGLVERVFGGAQLLEQSGREQGYTQRLYQHQAAKELIARRAKQLVFEGDTVALDASTTAVYLARELKGREITVVTNSLLVAEAVADGNTQLLVLGGLFRPVARSLVGPMTEASLQGLHVDKTFFSAKGVTLRAGFTDSQMAEVAVKRLLIQAAAQKIALVDGFKFGHTALHTVVPLSGVDLLISDSHPPEEVRAELEASGAAWEVAGG; this is encoded by the coding sequence ATGACCGAGCCTCACCTATTGCCCAACCTGCTCCCCCGGGAGCGCCAGGAGCGGATCTACCAGCTGCTGCAAACCCGCCGTTTTGCCTCGGTGAAGGATCTGGCGGAGGCATTGGGGGTCTCCGAGATGACTATCCGCCGCGACCTGGCGGCGCTGGGCTCGAGGGGCCTAGTGGAGCGAGTTTTTGGCGGAGCCCAACTGCTCGAGCAGTCGGGCCGCGAGCAGGGCTATACCCAGCGGCTGTACCAACACCAAGCCGCCAAGGAACTCATCGCTCGGCGGGCCAAGCAGCTGGTGTTCGAGGGCGACACGGTGGCTTTGGATGCCTCCACCACTGCGGTCTACCTAGCCCGCGAGCTCAAAGGCCGCGAGATCACCGTGGTCACCAACAGCCTGCTGGTCGCCGAGGCCGTGGCTGACGGCAATACCCAGCTCCTCGTGCTAGGCGGGCTCTTCCGCCCGGTAGCCCGCTCGCTGGTAGGTCCCATGACCGAGGCCAGCCTCCAGGGGCTCCACGTGGATAAGACTTTTTTCTCGGCCAAAGGGGTCACTCTCAGGGCCGGTTTTACCGACTCGCAGATGGCCGAGGTGGCCGTGAAACGCCTGCTAATCCAGGCGGCGGCGCAGAAAATCGCCTTGGTGGATGGCTTCAAGTTCGGGCACACCGCCCTGCACACCGTGGTCCCGCTGTCTGGAGTGGATCTCTTGATCAGCGATTCCCATCCCCCCGAGGAGGTGCGGGCCGAACTCGAGGCCAGCGGGGCAGCTTGGGAGGTGGCCGGTGGCTGA
- a CDS encoding sugar ABC transporter ATP-binding protein, giving the protein MAESPTSPLLEMEGIYKRFGGVQALKGVNFDLRQGEVHALVGENGAGKSTLIKILSGAYQPDAGTVRLEGRTVAIADPRLARALGIATIYQETSLYPDLSVLENLFIGHQPRRGWGRLDWAAMQRRAREVFVQLGVELPLTARLGDLGKAYAQLVEIAKALVQKARILVMDEATAALTADDVERLFGIIRGLREQGVAIIYISHRLEEVFRVADRVTVLRDGERVGSEPVAAVDQDWLIRRMVGRELHTLYPRNYRSPGKVLLEVRGLSRAGAFAGIDLEVHEGEIVGLAGLVGSGRSEVVRAIFGIDPYDAGTVRLLGESLPQRPWAAVRKGLALLPEDRSRQGVILAMTVRANMTLAVLRDLQRGGFLDEAKELSITERFIQALQLRPPHPDLPVASLSGGNQQKVVLGKWLATEPRVLILDEPTQGVDVGAKAEIHQLMDRLVGQGMGILMISSDLPEVLGMADRLLVMHRGKIVARLPRGSAPDVVMRAATGLLEEAHVR; this is encoded by the coding sequence GTGGCTGAATCGCCCACCTCGCCCCTGCTGGAGATGGAAGGGATTTACAAGCGCTTTGGCGGCGTACAGGCCCTCAAAGGGGTGAACTTCGACCTGCGGCAAGGCGAGGTGCACGCCCTGGTCGGGGAAAATGGGGCAGGCAAGAGCACCCTCATCAAGATCCTCTCCGGGGCCTACCAACCCGACGCCGGTACGGTGCGGCTCGAGGGCCGTACGGTAGCAATCGCTGACCCCCGCCTGGCCCGCGCCTTAGGAATCGCCACCATCTATCAGGAGACCAGCCTCTACCCCGACCTCTCAGTGCTGGAAAACCTCTTCATCGGCCATCAACCGCGCCGGGGCTGGGGCCGCTTGGACTGGGCAGCCATGCAGCGGCGGGCCCGCGAGGTCTTCGTCCAGCTCGGGGTGGAGTTGCCGCTCACGGCCCGGCTGGGCGACTTGGGCAAGGCCTATGCCCAGTTGGTAGAGATCGCCAAGGCCCTGGTCCAAAAAGCCCGCATCCTGGTGATGGACGAGGCCACCGCCGCCCTCACCGCCGACGACGTAGAGCGGCTTTTCGGGATCATCCGGGGGCTGCGTGAGCAGGGGGTGGCGATCATCTACATCTCGCACCGGCTCGAGGAGGTCTTCCGGGTGGCTGACCGAGTCACGGTATTGCGCGACGGCGAGCGGGTGGGGTCCGAGCCGGTGGCGGCAGTGGATCAGGACTGGCTCATTCGGCGCATGGTGGGCCGCGAGTTGCACACCCTCTACCCGCGCAACTACCGCTCGCCCGGGAAGGTGTTGCTGGAAGTGCGGGGTCTGAGCCGTGCCGGAGCCTTCGCAGGGATTGACCTCGAGGTGCACGAGGGCGAGATCGTGGGGCTGGCCGGGCTGGTGGGCTCGGGGCGCAGCGAGGTGGTGCGGGCCATCTTCGGCATTGACCCCTACGACGCAGGCACGGTGCGGCTCTTGGGTGAGTCGCTACCACAGCGGCCCTGGGCAGCGGTGCGAAAGGGGTTGGCCCTTCTGCCGGAGGACCGTAGCCGCCAGGGGGTGATCTTAGCCATGACCGTACGCGCCAATATGACCCTGGCGGTGCTACGAGACCTCCAGCGGGGGGGTTTCCTCGACGAAGCCAAAGAACTCTCGATCACCGAACGCTTCATCCAGGCCCTGCAACTGCGGCCTCCACACCCCGATCTGCCCGTGGCCAGCCTCTCCGGGGGCAACCAGCAAAAGGTGGTACTGGGCAAGTGGTTAGCCACCGAGCCTCGGGTGCTAATCCTCGACGAACCCACCCAGGGCGTGGACGTGGGGGCTAAGGCCGAGATCCACCAACTGATGGACCGGCTGGTGGGTCAGGGGATGGGCATCCTGATGATCTCCTCGGACTTACCGGAGGTGCTGGGGATGGCCGACCGGCTGTTGGTGATGCACCGCGGGAAGATCGTGGCGCGGCTGCCTCGAGGCTCGGCCCCAGATGTGGTGATGCGCGCGGCGACAGGGCTGCTGGAGGAAGCGCATGTACGTTGA
- a CDS encoding ABC transporter permease, with translation MYVDRGRQISIAVFLLALAGVLLAASPSFFSLGNFKDILVNISYVAIAAVGMMMVILTGQIDISVGATLSICSTLAATASKSGLPLGVVFLISIGAGAALGLVNGLLVTRFKIHSIIVTLGTLSIFRGALIYFTKGAWIYQLPEDFRRVGLGTFLGIPYPIWAMAVVLLAGAWVLSATPWGRALYAVGSNPEAARLSGIRVPFVQASVFVVCGALVGLATMFYATRFSTIQSNTGQGFEFLVITAVVVGGTNIFGGAGTVLGVTLGALLVGVTGTALTFLKISAYWEQALQGLFILLAVAFDAVRSRRHHTRTGGGG, from the coding sequence ATGTACGTTGACCGCGGACGCCAGATCTCCATCGCGGTGTTCCTGCTGGCGCTGGCTGGGGTGCTGCTGGCGGCGTCCCCCAGCTTCTTTAGCTTGGGCAACTTCAAGGACATCCTGGTCAACATCTCCTATGTAGCCATCGCCGCTGTGGGTATGATGATGGTGATCCTTACCGGCCAGATCGACATCTCGGTGGGGGCTACCCTCTCCATCTGCTCCACTTTAGCCGCTACCGCCAGCAAGTCCGGGCTGCCGCTGGGAGTGGTGTTTCTCATCTCGATCGGGGCGGGGGCCGCGCTGGGCCTGGTCAACGGGCTGCTGGTGACCCGGTTCAAGATCCACTCGATCATCGTCACCTTGGGCACCCTCTCGATCTTCCGGGGAGCTTTGATCTACTTCACCAAGGGGGCCTGGATCTATCAGCTTCCTGAGGACTTCCGCAGGGTGGGTCTGGGTACTTTTTTGGGTATCCCCTACCCCATCTGGGCCATGGCGGTGGTGCTCTTGGCGGGGGCCTGGGTGCTCTCCGCTACCCCTTGGGGGCGGGCGTTGTACGCGGTGGGCTCCAATCCTGAGGCCGCGCGGCTCTCCGGGATCCGGGTGCCATTTGTGCAAGCCAGCGTGTTCGTGGTATGTGGGGCTTTGGTGGGCCTGGCAACGATGTTTTACGCCACCCGCTTCTCCACCATCCAGTCCAATACCGGCCAAGGCTTCGAATTTCTAGTGATCACCGCGGTAGTGGTGGGCGGAACCAACATCTTTGGCGGAGCGGGAACGGTGCTGGGGGTGACGCTGGGGGCGTTGCTGGTGGGGGTCACCGGCACTGCTTTGACCTTCCTCAAGATTAGCGCTTACTGGGAACAAGCCCTCCAGGGGCTCTTTATCCTGCTGGCGGTGGCCTTCGACGCGGTGCGCTCGAGACGGCACCATACCCGCACGGGAGGTGGAGGATGA
- a CDS encoding ABC transporter permease has protein sequence MKVQPRLRLRLSVAELVLVGALALAIVVMAQLSPQFLTVRNFFEVTRFVAEAGLISLGMTAVILTGGIDLSVGSILGLSAIITGALFHAGWNVWLSALAGILAGTLAGALNGLIITRVGIPPLIVTLATLAIYRGLALGISQGQAYRGYPEGFYSLGQGYLGPVPVQLIVFALFSLAFVLLLGRTVFGRALYAIGNNETAARFSGLPVDRIKLIIYSLCGLLSGLAGVIFVSRLSTAKADAGLGYELDAITAVVLGGTAISGGQGGIWGTLLGLFIVGIVRNGMTLAFINADVQLVFIGLILIAAVTFNQVLRRGRR, from the coding sequence ATGAAGGTCCAGCCAAGGCTGCGGCTGCGGCTTAGCGTGGCCGAGCTGGTGCTGGTGGGCGCCTTGGCGCTGGCCATCGTGGTAATGGCCCAGCTTTCGCCCCAGTTCCTCACCGTGCGCAACTTCTTCGAGGTCACCCGCTTCGTAGCCGAGGCCGGACTGATCTCGCTGGGGATGACCGCAGTGATCCTCACCGGAGGGATTGACCTCTCGGTGGGCTCAATCCTGGGTCTGAGCGCGATCATCACCGGAGCCCTTTTCCACGCCGGTTGGAACGTTTGGCTCTCGGCCTTGGCGGGCATCCTGGCCGGGACCTTGGCGGGGGCCCTCAACGGCCTGATCATCACCCGGGTAGGGATTCCTCCCTTGATCGTCACCCTAGCGACCCTCGCCATCTACCGGGGGCTGGCTTTGGGCATCTCCCAGGGCCAGGCCTACCGCGGCTATCCAGAGGGCTTTTACAGTTTGGGGCAGGGCTACTTGGGCCCGGTGCCGGTGCAGCTCATCGTCTTTGCCCTGTTCTCGCTGGCTTTCGTGTTGCTGTTGGGGCGCACGGTCTTTGGGCGGGCCCTGTACGCCATCGGTAACAACGAAACCGCCGCCCGCTTCTCCGGGCTCCCGGTAGACCGGATCAAGCTCATCATTTACAGCCTCTGCGGGCTTTTGTCAGGGCTAGCCGGGGTGATCTTCGTCTCGAGGCTCTCTACTGCCAAGGCCGACGCCGGGTTGGGCTACGAACTCGACGCGATCACCGCGGTGGTGCTGGGGGGAACCGCCATCTCCGGTGGACAGGGTGGTATCTGGGGGACTTTGCTGGGGTTGTTCATCGTCGGCATCGTGCGTAACGGCATGACCCTGGCCTTTATCAACGCCGACGTGCAGCTGGTCTTTATCGGGCTGATCCTGATCGCCGCGGTAACCTTCAACCAGGTGCTGCGGCGGGGGAGGAGGTGA
- a CDS encoding substrate-binding domain-containing protein produces MRQVHWWIAVGAMLLGMGFAQKQITIAMIPKLVGIDYFNATEQGAKEAAAELGNIRLIYQGPTEGRVDKQIELIENFITAKVDVISVAANDPVAIAPVLEKARKAGIKVVTWDADANVRDVFCNQATFAGIGKALVDEMARQVGKEGEVAIVTSSLTAPNQNAWIAEMKKVLAKDYPGLKVVDTKPSEEDQQLAFRVTQDLLKAYPNLKGVWALSSVAFPGAAEAVQQAGKAGKVAVVGLSTPKQMKPFMKAGVIKSVVLWNPIDLGYLSVYAAKQLVEKGLKEGDKIVTKRGTFTVQKDDKSLQILLGPPFIFTPENIDKFNF; encoded by the coding sequence ATGAGACAAGTTCATTGGTGGATCGCGGTCGGGGCGATGCTGTTGGGCATGGGCTTCGCGCAAAAACAAATCACCATCGCCATGATCCCTAAGCTGGTGGGGATTGACTATTTCAACGCTACCGAGCAAGGAGCCAAGGAAGCAGCTGCCGAGTTGGGCAACATCCGGCTCATCTACCAGGGCCCCACCGAGGGCCGGGTGGACAAGCAAATCGAGCTGATCGAGAACTTCATCACGGCGAAAGTAGATGTGATCTCGGTGGCTGCCAACGACCCCGTAGCCATCGCTCCAGTGTTGGAAAAAGCCCGCAAGGCAGGCATCAAGGTGGTGACCTGGGATGCCGACGCAAACGTGCGCGACGTTTTCTGCAACCAGGCCACCTTCGCGGGTATCGGCAAGGCTTTGGTCGACGAAATGGCCCGGCAAGTGGGCAAAGAGGGCGAGGTGGCTATCGTGACCAGCAGCCTCACCGCCCCCAACCAGAACGCCTGGATCGCCGAGATGAAGAAGGTGCTAGCCAAGGACTACCCCGGTCTCAAGGTGGTGGACACCAAACCCAGCGAGGAAGACCAGCAACTGGCCTTCCGGGTGACCCAGGACCTGCTCAAGGCTTACCCCAACCTCAAGGGGGTCTGGGCGCTCTCCAGCGTAGCTTTCCCCGGCGCCGCCGAGGCCGTGCAACAAGCTGGTAAGGCCGGTAAGGTAGCGGTGGTGGGCCTCTCCACCCCCAAGCAGATGAAGCCTTTCATGAAGGCCGGGGTCATCAAGAGCGTGGTGCTGTGGAACCCCATCGACCTAGGCTACCTCTCGGTCTACGCGGCCAAACAACTGGTGGAAAAAGGCCTCAAGGAGGGGGACAAGATCGTCACCAAGCGCGGCACCTTCACCGTGCAAAAAGACGATAAGAGTCTGCAGATTCTGCTTGGGCCACCCTTCATCTTTACCCCCGAGAACATCGACAAGTTCAACTTCTAG
- a CDS encoding sensory rhodopsin transducer, which produces MAETSTKSGAQTWFVPDGYLPARGPEGTYVGHDCVCLLNTTSQEARIWLDIYFEDQDPVEGLEVRLLPKRCLHLRMDKPEMLGGFEMPREVPYALRVRSSVPIVVQYSRLDVTQANMAFLSVMGFPQDEG; this is translated from the coding sequence ATGGCCGAAACAAGCACCAAGAGCGGGGCCCAGACCTGGTTCGTTCCCGACGGGTATCTCCCGGCGAGGGGACCGGAGGGGACCTATGTGGGCCACGATTGCGTGTGCCTGCTCAACACCACCTCCCAGGAAGCCCGCATTTGGCTGGATATCTACTTCGAGGACCAGGACCCGGTGGAAGGCCTCGAGGTCCGGCTCCTCCCCAAGCGCTGTCTGCACCTGCGGATGGATAAGCCGGAGATGCTGGGCGGCTTCGAGATGCCCCGGGAGGTGCCTTACGCCCTGCGGGTGCGCTCGAGCGTGCCCATTGTGGTGCAGTACAGCCGCCTGGACGTGACCCAAGCCAATATGGCCTTCCTTAGCGTGATGGGTTTTCCCCAAGACGAGGGTTGA
- the rhaI gene encoding L-rhamnose isomerase has product MAQVSPSVHKALKHQRIETPSWGYGNSGTRFKTFAAPGAARNVWEKLEDAALIHRLSGIAPSVALHIPWDWVEDWEQLNAYAQEQGIQIGAINPNLFQDEEYRLGSIAHPDPKVRSKAIRHILECIEIMQVTGSRDLSLWFADGTNYAGQDDLRSRKQRVREGLEQVYAALPEGKRMLLEYKFFEPAFYFTDVFDWGAALLYCQALGEKAQVLVDLGHHAQATNIEAIVAFLLDEGKLGGFHFNARRYADDDLIVGSTHPFELFCIYTELVAAEHSSDPRAAHTARNVAYMIDQSHNIEPKLEAMLQSVLNCQEAYAKALLVDYPALRQAQQHGDVLEAHRILLEAFKTDVRPLLAEVREEMGVPPDPIRALRQGEYLSQRIQRRGTPSGASGYPT; this is encoded by the coding sequence ATGGCTCAGGTATCGCCATCTGTCCACAAAGCCCTGAAGCACCAGCGGATCGAGACCCCGAGCTGGGGGTATGGCAACAGCGGTACCCGCTTCAAGACCTTCGCTGCCCCCGGTGCTGCTAGGAACGTGTGGGAGAAGCTCGAGGACGCGGCTTTGATCCATCGCCTCAGCGGCATCGCCCCCAGCGTGGCCCTGCACATCCCCTGGGACTGGGTGGAGGATTGGGAACAGCTAAACGCCTACGCCCAAGAGCAGGGTATCCAGATCGGGGCCATCAACCCCAACCTTTTTCAAGACGAGGAGTACAGGCTTGGCTCCATCGCCCACCCCGACCCCAAGGTGCGCAGCAAAGCCATCCGGCACATCCTCGAGTGCATCGAGATCATGCAGGTAACCGGCTCGAGGGATCTTTCCTTGTGGTTCGCCGACGGGACCAATTACGCCGGGCAGGATGACCTCCGTAGCCGCAAACAGCGGGTGCGGGAGGGTCTCGAGCAGGTCTACGCTGCTCTTCCGGAAGGCAAGCGGATGCTGTTGGAGTACAAGTTTTTCGAGCCCGCTTTTTACTTCACAGATGTGTTTGATTGGGGCGCCGCTTTGCTGTACTGCCAAGCCCTCGGGGAAAAAGCCCAGGTGCTGGTAGATCTGGGTCACCATGCCCAAGCCACCAACATCGAGGCCATCGTGGCGTTCTTGCTCGACGAGGGCAAGTTAGGGGGGTTCCACTTCAACGCCCGCCGCTATGCCGACGATGACCTGATAGTGGGCAGCACCCATCCGTTCGAACTCTTCTGCATCTACACCGAGCTGGTAGCGGCGGAGCACTCGAGCGACCCCCGGGCGGCACACACCGCGAGGAATGTGGCCTACATGATCGACCAAAGCCACAACATCGAGCCCAAGCTCGAGGCCATGCTGCAATCGGTCTTGAACTGCCAGGAAGCCTACGCCAAGGCGCTGTTGGTGGATTATCCGGCCTTGCGGCAAGCCCAGCAACACGGCGACGTACTCGAGGCCCACCGCATCCTGCTGGAGGCCTTCAAGACCGACGTGCGGCCCCTGCTGGCCGAGGTCAGGGAGGAAATGGGGGTGCCGCCTGACCCCATCCGTGCGTTACGTCAGGGCGAATACCTATCCCAGCGCATACAGCGTCGCGGTACCCCTAGCGGAGCCAGCGGTTACCCCACGTGA